Proteins from a genomic interval of Mycolicibacterium grossiae:
- a CDS encoding DUF1707 SHOCT-like domain-containing protein: MTGIEDDASRALVPASGADALRISDADRNGTLRRLHNAVALGLIDIDEFEERSAAVARARMQSELAALVGDLPGPGAIVTSATDRVELRGVLGSLKRQGEWVVPTRLALHRRMGSIDLDLTKARFAGPIVVIELDTRFGSVEIRLPDGASASIDDVEVIVGSARDHRRDAPAEGRPHVVLTGRCVFGSVDIRGPRRAVMGRFRRG; encoded by the coding sequence ATGACCGGGATCGAGGACGACGCCTCGCGCGCGCTGGTGCCCGCCAGCGGCGCCGATGCGCTGCGCATCTCCGACGCCGACCGCAACGGCACACTGCGCCGGCTGCACAATGCCGTCGCGTTGGGACTGATCGACATCGACGAGTTCGAGGAACGCTCGGCTGCCGTCGCTCGCGCCCGGATGCAGTCCGAGCTGGCCGCCCTCGTCGGCGACCTTCCCGGGCCGGGCGCCATCGTCACCTCCGCAACCGACCGCGTCGAGCTGCGCGGCGTGCTCGGCTCGCTGAAGCGGCAGGGCGAATGGGTGGTGCCGACGCGTCTGGCACTGCACCGGCGGATGGGGTCGATCGACCTCGATCTGACCAAGGCGCGCTTCGCCGGCCCGATCGTGGTCATCGAACTCGACACGCGGTTCGGGTCGGTCGAGATCCGCCTGCCCGACGGTGCCAGCGCGTCGATCGACGACGTGGAGGTCATCGTCGGCAGCGCCCGCGACCATCGTCGCGACGCTCCCGCCGAGGGGCGTCCGCACGTCGTCCTGACCGGCCGCTGCGTCTTCGGGTCAGTGGACATCCGCGGCCCGCGGCGGGCCGTGATGGGCCGCTTCCGGCGCGGCTGA
- a CDS encoding PaaI family thioesterase, whose amino-acid sequence MRDVEASLAPGDERLVIEMDNRPDLTNIRGALQGGLVATLIDVAAGRLAGDVAGSDVTTADMNVHFLAPILDGPARAEATVVRAGRRLIVTAVDVRDVARDRLAARATLTFAVLERR is encoded by the coding sequence ATGCGCGACGTCGAGGCCTCGTTGGCCCCGGGTGACGAGCGGCTCGTCATCGAGATGGACAACCGGCCCGACCTGACGAACATCCGCGGTGCCCTGCAGGGCGGGCTGGTCGCGACGCTGATCGACGTCGCCGCGGGCCGGTTGGCCGGCGACGTCGCGGGTTCCGACGTCACCACCGCCGACATGAACGTGCACTTCCTCGCGCCGATCCTGGACGGGCCCGCGCGGGCGGAGGCGACCGTCGTGCGGGCCGGGCGGCGCCTGATCGTCACCGCGGTCGACGTCCGCGACGTGGCGCGCGACCGGTTGGCCGCGCGCGCGACGCTGACGTTCGCGGTGCTCGAGCGGCGCTAG
- the map gene encoding type I methionyl aminopeptidase: MAVRTALRPGTLAPRLPVPNSIPRPEYAWQPTVREGSEPWVQTPEVIEKMRVAGRIAADALAEAGKAVAPGVTTDALDRIAHEYMVDHGAYPSTLGYKGFPKSCCTSLNEVICHGIPDSTVIEDGDIVNIDVTAYIDGVHGDTNATFLAGDVSEEHRLLVERTHEATMRAIKAVKPGRALSVVGRVIESYANRFGYNVVRDFTGHGIGTTFHNGLVVLHYDQPAVETILEPGMTFTIEPMINLGALDYEIWDDGWTVATIDKKWTAQFEHTLVVTEQGADVLTLPR; the protein is encoded by the coding sequence ATGGCCGTCCGTACCGCCCTCCGTCCCGGCACCCTCGCCCCCCGACTGCCGGTGCCCAACTCCATCCCGCGGCCCGAGTACGCGTGGCAGCCCACGGTTCGGGAGGGCTCCGAGCCGTGGGTGCAGACCCCCGAGGTCATCGAGAAGATGCGCGTCGCCGGACGCATCGCGGCCGACGCCCTGGCCGAGGCGGGCAAGGCCGTCGCGCCGGGTGTCACCACCGACGCGCTCGACCGGATCGCCCACGAGTACATGGTCGACCACGGCGCCTACCCGTCGACCCTGGGCTACAAGGGCTTCCCGAAGTCGTGCTGCACGTCGCTCAACGAGGTCATTTGCCACGGCATCCCGGACTCGACGGTGATCGAGGACGGTGACATCGTCAACATCGACGTCACCGCCTACATCGACGGCGTGCACGGCGACACCAACGCGACGTTCCTCGCGGGCGACGTGTCCGAAGAGCACCGCCTGCTCGTCGAGCGCACGCACGAGGCCACGATGCGGGCCATCAAGGCCGTCAAGCCCGGCCGGGCGCTGTCGGTGGTGGGCCGGGTGATCGAGTCGTACGCGAACCGATTCGGCTACAACGTCGTTCGCGACTTCACCGGGCACGGCATCGGCACCACGTTCCACAACGGGCTCGTCGTCCTGCACTACGACCAGCCCGCGGTCGAGACCATCCTCGAACCCGGGATGACGTTCACCATCGAGCCGATGATCAATCTCGGCGCGCTCGACTACGAGATCTGGGACGACGGCTGGACCGTCGCGACCATCGACAAGAAGTGGACCGCGCAGTTCGAACACACCCTGGTGGTCACCGAACAGGGCGCCGACGTCCTCACATTGCCGCGGTGA
- a CDS encoding alpha/beta fold hydrolase, with translation MPSTVLTVDGFAATVDVSGPEQGSVVVLLGAAQLGPAAYEGVCQRLHTASLKTVVIAPDPELSAKNVIGILDALGVRWALLVGDRVGGELAWELAATRLDRFIGLVVIDRGHPCVGDQAGIVRDADCPPVEVNTTALVSSPAARAVARASQRYVYGDYRVVELLGRRNAAESTAQLAAEIVMRTSTW, from the coding sequence ATGCCATCGACCGTTCTCACCGTTGACGGGTTCGCCGCGACCGTCGACGTCTCCGGACCCGAACAGGGGTCGGTCGTCGTGCTCCTCGGCGCGGCGCAGCTCGGTCCGGCGGCCTACGAGGGGGTGTGCCAGCGGCTGCACACCGCGTCGCTCAAGACGGTCGTCATCGCCCCCGACCCCGAGCTGTCCGCGAAGAACGTCATCGGCATCCTCGACGCCCTCGGGGTGCGCTGGGCGCTGCTCGTTGGCGACCGGGTCGGCGGGGAACTCGCCTGGGAGCTGGCCGCCACGCGGCTCGACCGGTTCATCGGGCTGGTCGTCATCGACCGCGGACATCCGTGCGTGGGCGATCAGGCCGGCATCGTGCGCGACGCCGACTGCCCGCCGGTGGAGGTGAACACGACGGCGTTGGTCAGCTCACCCGCCGCCCGCGCGGTGGCGCGCGCCAGCCAGCGCTACGTCTACGGCGACTACCGCGTGGTCGAGCTGCTGGGCCGCCGCAACGCCGCCGAGTCGACCGCGCAGCTGGCCGCCGAGATCGTGATGCGCACCAGCACCTGGTGA
- a CDS encoding amino acid permease, with product MPEGHEILDEDEKHLASLGYTQELNRTWSSFSNFAISFSIISILAGCFTSFGLGWNNGGPAAIAWGWPIISVFILVIGLCMSELVSAYPTSGGIYWWAAKLGGVKAGFYTGWLNLIGLIAILASVSYGCATFLDLTLGTFSETWLAGYSLKRTFLLFVVILAISAVINIFSSHLLAVINNVSVWWHVAGAVAVIAILWLLPEQHASLHEVFATTVNNTGFFGGSTSGIGFLFFVLPISAILTQYTITGYDASAHLSEETKSAADGAAKGIWRSIFYSAIGGWILLLSFLFAVQDVDEVTAGGGAVAVIFGQALDTQWMGIVLLISTAGQFFCATACQTSASRMLFAFSRDRAVPGHQLWSKVSKHKIPANGVVVTAVLAALITLPALVEVDINGAPVPVAFFAVVSIGVVGLYLCFAVPIYYRWKAGDAFPVGKWNLRGHHRWMAPVALIEILVTSFIALWPTSNLGAPWDPGFEWKYVNYTPLLVGAVLILLYLYWHLSVKKWFTGPIKQVEVTATGDQVVLDTP from the coding sequence GTGCCAGAGGGTCACGAGATCCTGGACGAGGACGAGAAGCACCTGGCCTCGCTGGGGTACACCCAGGAACTCAACCGGACGTGGTCGAGTTTCTCCAACTTCGCCATCTCGTTCTCGATCATCTCCATCCTGGCGGGCTGCTTCACGTCGTTCGGCCTCGGCTGGAACAACGGCGGCCCCGCGGCGATCGCCTGGGGATGGCCGATCATCTCGGTGTTCATCCTGGTCATCGGCCTGTGCATGTCCGAGTTGGTCTCGGCCTACCCGACGTCCGGCGGAATCTACTGGTGGGCAGCGAAACTCGGCGGCGTCAAGGCCGGGTTCTACACCGGCTGGCTCAACCTCATCGGTCTGATCGCCATCCTCGCCTCGGTCTCCTACGGCTGCGCGACGTTCCTCGACCTGACGCTGGGCACGTTCAGCGAGACCTGGCTCGCGGGGTACAGCCTGAAGCGGACGTTCCTGCTGTTCGTCGTCATCCTGGCGATCTCCGCGGTCATCAACATCTTCTCGTCGCACCTGCTCGCCGTCATCAACAACGTCTCGGTGTGGTGGCACGTCGCGGGCGCGGTCGCCGTGATCGCCATCCTCTGGCTGCTGCCCGAGCAGCACGCGAGCCTGCACGAGGTCTTCGCGACGACCGTGAACAACACCGGGTTCTTCGGGGGCTCCACCTCCGGCATCGGCTTCCTGTTCTTCGTGCTGCCGATCTCGGCGATCCTCACCCAGTACACAATCACCGGCTACGACGCCTCGGCGCATCTGTCCGAGGAGACCAAGAGCGCGGCCGACGGTGCGGCCAAGGGCATCTGGCGGTCGATCTTCTACTCCGCGATCGGTGGCTGGATCCTGCTGCTGTCGTTCCTGTTCGCCGTGCAGGACGTCGACGAGGTCACCGCGGGCGGCGGCGCCGTCGCCGTCATCTTCGGCCAGGCGCTGGACACCCAGTGGATGGGCATCGTGCTGCTGATCTCGACGGCCGGTCAGTTCTTCTGCGCCACCGCCTGCCAGACCAGTGCCTCGCGCATGCTGTTCGCCTTCAGCCGCGACCGCGCGGTCCCCGGCCACCAGCTGTGGTCGAAGGTCAGCAAGCACAAGATCCCCGCCAACGGCGTCGTGGTCACCGCGGTGCTCGCCGCGCTCATCACGCTGCCCGCCCTGGTCGAGGTCGACATCAACGGCGCACCGGTCCCGGTGGCGTTCTTCGCGGTGGTGTCGATCGGCGTCGTCGGGCTGTACCTGTGCTTCGCCGTGCCGATCTACTACCGGTGGAAGGCCGGTGACGCCTTCCCCGTGGGCAAGTGGAACCTGCGCGGTCACCACCGGTGGATGGCCCCCGTGGCACTGATCGAGATCCTGGTGACGTCGTTCATCGCGCTGTGGCCGACGTCGAACCTCGGGGCGCCGTGGGACCCCGGCTTCGAGTGGAAGTACGTGAACTACACCCCGCTGCTCGTCGGCGCCGTGCTGATCCTGTTGTACCTGTACTGGCACCTGTCGGTGAAGAAGTGGTTCACCGGGCCGATCAAGCAGGTCGAGGTCACGGCCACCGGCGATCAGGTGGTGCTGGACACGCCCTGA
- a CDS encoding glutamine synthetase family protein: MLTLQELERLVAAGDVDTVVVAFADMQGRLTGKRISARLFVDDVAAHGAECCNYLLAVDVDNNTVDGYAISSWETGYGDMVMTPDFDTLRLLPWLPGTALVMADLSWTDGRVVAQAPRSILGRQLDRLTEMGLVPHAATELEFMVFDDTYRAAWAAGYRGLTPATDYNIDYAMLASTRMEPLLRDIRLGMEGAGMYCEGVKGECNLGQQEIGFRYDHALVTCDNHTIYKNGAKEIADQHGKSLTFMAKFDEREGNSCHIHISLRGADGAAVFADDADEFGMSSMFRSFVAGQLATLRELTLFYAPNINSYKRFVDGSFAPTAVAWGLDNRTCALRVVGHGQGMRMECRAPGGDVNQYLATAALIAGGLHGIEQGLELPEPCRGNAYSAGAERLPTTLTEAARLFDESAVARAAFGDDVVDHYLNNAHVELTAFNAAVTDWERVRGFERL, translated from the coding sequence ATGCTGACCCTCCAGGAGCTGGAGCGGCTCGTCGCCGCCGGCGACGTGGACACCGTGGTGGTGGCCTTCGCCGACATGCAGGGCCGGCTGACCGGCAAGCGCATCTCGGCCCGGCTCTTCGTCGACGACGTCGCCGCGCACGGCGCCGAGTGCTGCAACTACCTGCTGGCCGTCGACGTCGACAACAACACCGTCGACGGGTACGCCATCTCCAGCTGGGAGACCGGCTACGGCGACATGGTGATGACGCCGGACTTCGACACCCTGCGGTTGCTGCCCTGGCTGCCCGGCACCGCGCTGGTGATGGCCGACCTGTCCTGGACCGACGGGCGCGTCGTCGCCCAGGCGCCGCGGAGCATCCTCGGGCGCCAGCTCGACCGGCTGACGGAGATGGGCCTGGTGCCGCACGCCGCCACCGAACTCGAGTTCATGGTGTTCGACGACACCTACCGCGCGGCGTGGGCCGCCGGCTACCGCGGGCTGACGCCGGCGACGGACTACAACATCGACTACGCGATGCTGGCCTCCACCCGCATGGAGCCGCTGCTGCGCGACATCCGGCTCGGCATGGAGGGCGCCGGGATGTACTGCGAGGGCGTCAAGGGCGAGTGCAACCTGGGCCAGCAGGAAATCGGCTTCCGCTACGACCACGCGCTGGTCACGTGCGACAACCACACCATCTACAAGAACGGCGCCAAGGAGATCGCCGACCAGCACGGCAAGAGCCTCACGTTCATGGCGAAGTTCGACGAGCGCGAGGGCAACAGCTGCCACATCCACATCTCGCTGCGCGGGGCGGACGGTGCCGCGGTGTTCGCCGACGACGCCGACGAATTCGGCATGTCGTCGATGTTCCGCAGCTTCGTCGCGGGCCAACTGGCGACGCTGCGCGAGCTGACGTTGTTCTACGCCCCGAACATCAACTCCTACAAGCGCTTCGTCGACGGCAGCTTCGCGCCCACCGCGGTGGCGTGGGGCCTGGACAACCGCACCTGCGCACTGCGGGTGGTCGGTCACGGGCAGGGGATGCGGATGGAGTGCCGCGCGCCGGGTGGCGACGTCAACCAGTACCTGGCGACCGCGGCGCTCATCGCCGGCGGCCTGCACGGCATCGAGCAGGGTCTCGAACTGCCGGAGCCGTGCCGCGGCAACGCGTATTCCGCCGGCGCGGAACGCCTTCCGACGACGCTGACCGAGGCGGCGCGGCTGTTCGACGAGTCCGCGGTGGCACGGGCGGCGTTCGGCGACGACGTCGTCGACCACTACCTCAACAACGCCCACGTCGAACTCACCGCCTTCAACGCGGCGGTCACCGACTGGGAGCGGGTGCGCGGCTTTGAGCGGCTCTGA
- a CDS encoding gamma-glutamyl-gamma-aminobutyrate hydrolase family protein: protein MSGSESIRPVIGLTTYLQRAQTGVWDVTASFLPGIYVEGVTLAGGIATLLPPQPVDQVIVDRVLDTLDGLVITGGKDVDPAAYGHRPHPSTDEPARDRDAWEFALLRGALARRLPVLGICRGAQVLNVALGGTLHQHLPDVVGHTRHQAGNAVFTTSSVRTVPGTRLAALIGESSEAQCYHHQAIDRLGDGLLVSARDAVDGVVEAVELDSARHPWVLGVQWHPEERLDDLRLFAGVVEAARAHAGERI from the coding sequence TTGAGCGGCTCTGAGTCGATCCGGCCGGTCATCGGCCTCACCACCTATCTGCAGCGCGCGCAGACCGGCGTGTGGGACGTCACCGCGAGCTTCCTGCCCGGCATCTACGTCGAGGGCGTCACGCTGGCCGGCGGAATCGCCACCCTGCTCCCGCCGCAGCCGGTCGACCAGGTGATCGTCGACCGCGTGCTGGACACACTCGACGGCTTGGTGATCACGGGTGGCAAGGACGTCGATCCGGCCGCCTACGGGCACCGGCCGCACCCCAGCACCGACGAACCGGCCCGCGACCGCGACGCGTGGGAGTTCGCGCTGCTGCGGGGGGCGCTCGCGCGACGGCTGCCCGTGCTCGGGATCTGCCGCGGCGCGCAGGTGCTCAACGTCGCGCTGGGTGGCACGCTGCACCAGCATCTGCCCGACGTCGTCGGGCACACCCGTCACCAGGCCGGCAACGCCGTGTTCACGACCTCGTCGGTGCGCACCGTCCCGGGGACCCGCCTCGCCGCGCTGATCGGCGAGTCGTCCGAGGCGCAGTGCTACCACCACCAGGCCATCGACCGGCTCGGTGACGGGCTGCTCGTCTCGGCCCGCGATGCCGTCGACGGCGTCGTCGAGGCCGTCGAACTCGATTCCGCCCGACACCCCTGGGTGCTCGGCGTGCAGTGGCACCCCGAGGAGCGTCTCGACGACCTGCGGCTGTTCGCCGGCGTGGTCGAGGCCGCCCGCGCCCACGCAGGAGAAAGGATCTGA
- a CDS encoding aldehyde dehydrogenase family protein has protein sequence MSSATLINPATEEVLRTVDLLDVDAVDDAVARAKAAQKRWAALAPAERAAGLRAFAAIVDSHVGELAALEVANSGHPIGNAEWEAGHVRDVLQYYAASPERLIGKQIPVAGGLDVTFHEPLGVVGVITPWNFPMTIAAWGFAPALAAGNAVVLKPAEWTPLTSVRLAALAAEAGLDPDLFQVLPGRGSVVGERFVTHPDVRKVVFTGSTAVGTRVMAGAAARVKRVTLELGGKSANIVFDDCDLERAAATAPYGVFDNAGQDCCARSRILVQRTVYDRFMELLEPAVRGVVVGDPNDRGTEMGPLVAKPHWESVRSFVPDDAPVAFRGTAPGGPGFWFPPTVLTPQRSDRTVTEEIFGPVVTVLPFDDEADAIALANDTPYGLSGSIWTENLSRAVRVSRAVEAGNLSVNSHSSVRYTTPFGGFKQSGLGRELGPDAPEHFTETKNVFFQIGES, from the coding sequence ATGAGTTCCGCCACGCTGATCAACCCGGCGACCGAGGAGGTGCTGCGCACCGTCGACCTGCTCGACGTCGACGCCGTCGACGACGCCGTCGCACGGGCGAAGGCGGCCCAGAAGCGGTGGGCCGCACTGGCGCCCGCGGAGCGCGCGGCCGGGCTGCGGGCGTTCGCCGCCATCGTCGACAGTCACGTCGGCGAACTCGCCGCGCTCGAGGTCGCCAACTCCGGCCATCCGATCGGCAACGCCGAGTGGGAGGCCGGCCACGTCCGCGACGTGCTGCAGTACTACGCGGCGAGCCCGGAACGGCTGATCGGCAAGCAGATTCCCGTCGCCGGCGGGCTCGACGTGACGTTCCACGAGCCGCTCGGCGTCGTCGGCGTCATCACGCCGTGGAACTTCCCGATGACGATCGCGGCATGGGGCTTCGCGCCGGCCCTGGCCGCGGGCAACGCCGTCGTCCTCAAGCCCGCGGAGTGGACGCCGCTCACCAGCGTCCGGCTCGCGGCACTCGCCGCCGAGGCGGGCCTCGACCCGGACCTGTTCCAGGTACTCCCCGGCCGCGGCTCGGTGGTCGGCGAGCGCTTCGTCACCCACCCGGACGTCCGCAAGGTCGTGTTCACCGGGTCGACGGCCGTCGGCACGCGGGTCATGGCGGGCGCCGCCGCACGGGTCAAGCGCGTCACGCTGGAACTCGGCGGCAAGAGCGCCAACATCGTGTTCGACGACTGCGACCTCGAACGCGCGGCCGCGACCGCACCCTACGGCGTCTTCGACAACGCCGGTCAGGACTGCTGCGCGCGCAGCCGGATCCTGGTGCAGCGCACCGTCTACGACCGCTTCATGGAACTGCTGGAACCCGCGGTTCGGGGCGTCGTGGTCGGCGACCCGAACGATCGTGGCACCGAGATGGGCCCGCTGGTGGCCAAGCCGCACTGGGAGTCGGTCCGCTCCTTCGTGCCCGACGACGCGCCGGTCGCGTTCCGCGGCACGGCCCCGGGCGGGCCCGGGTTCTGGTTCCCGCCCACGGTGCTCACCCCGCAGCGCAGCGACCGCACCGTCACCGAGGAGATCTTCGGCCCCGTCGTCACGGTGCTGCCGTTCGACGACGAAGCCGACGCCATCGCGCTGGCCAACGACACCCCGTACGGCCTGTCCGGGTCCATCTGGACGGAGAACCTGTCCCGCGCGGTGCGGGTGTCGCGGGCCGTCGAGGCCGGAAACTTGAGCGTCAACTCGCACTCCTCGGTGCGCTACACGACCCCGTTCGGTGGCTTCAAACAGTCCGGCCTCGGCCGCGAACTCGGCCCCGACGCCCCCGAACACTTCACCGAGACCAAGAACGTCTTCTTCCAGATCGGAGAGAGCTAG
- a CDS encoding 3-oxoacyl-ACP reductase yields the protein MDLTQRLAGKVAVITGGASGIGLATAKRMKAEGATIVIGDIDPKTGKTVADDLGGTFVAVDVSDQVAVDHLFDTAAEEYGSVDIAFNNAGISPPEDDLIENTGVDAWDRVQDINLKSVFFCCKAALRHMVPAQKGSIVNTASFVAVMGSATSQISYTASKGGVLAMSRELGVQYARQGIRVNALCPGPVNTPLLQELFAKDPERAARRLVHVPVGRFAEPEELAAAVAFLASDDASFITASSFLVDGGISGHYVTPL from the coding sequence ATGGATCTGACCCAGCGGCTGGCGGGCAAGGTCGCCGTCATCACCGGCGGCGCGAGCGGCATCGGGCTGGCCACGGCCAAGCGGATGAAGGCCGAGGGCGCCACGATCGTCATCGGCGACATCGACCCGAAGACCGGCAAGACCGTCGCCGACGATCTCGGCGGCACCTTCGTCGCCGTGGACGTCTCGGACCAGGTGGCCGTCGATCACCTCTTCGACACCGCGGCCGAGGAGTACGGCTCGGTCGACATCGCCTTCAACAACGCCGGCATCAGCCCGCCCGAGGACGACCTCATCGAGAACACCGGCGTCGACGCCTGGGACCGGGTGCAGGACATCAATCTCAAGTCGGTGTTCTTCTGCTGCAAGGCCGCACTGCGCCACATGGTCCCGGCGCAGAAGGGATCGATCGTCAACACCGCGTCGTTCGTCGCGGTGATGGGTTCGGCGACCTCGCAGATCTCCTACACCGCCTCCAAGGGCGGCGTGCTGGCGATGTCGCGCGAACTCGGCGTCCAGTACGCCCGGCAGGGCATCCGGGTCAACGCGCTGTGCCCCGGCCCGGTCAACACCCCGTTGCTGCAGGAGCTGTTCGCCAAGGATCCCGAACGCGCCGCGCGTCGGCTGGTGCACGTGCCGGTCGGCCGGTTCGCCGAGCCCGAGGAACTCGCGGCGGCGGTGGCGTTCCTGGCGTCGGACGACGCGTCGTTCATCACCGCGTCGAGCTTCCTGGTCGACGGCGGCATCAGCGGCCACTACGTGACGCCGCTGTAG
- a CDS encoding FadR/GntR family transcriptional regulator: MTVEPDPQPDGRPGAPATWLRPVRLGNAFEDTVGRLLETIRLGVLAPGECLPPERELATRLGVSRDTVRDAIKSLAEAGYLVSRRGRYGGTFLAEELPGPRIDDIRFGRADIDDALRLREILEVGAARMAAGRTLTASERETLWGRLTDVRDATPQDYRRLDSRLHLAIAEAAGVPSLPPLVADNRMRINEMLDQIPLLGRNIAHSDQQHDAIVLAILAGDADGAAEVMADHVWGSAALLHGFLD; this comes from the coding sequence GTGACCGTCGAACCGGATCCGCAGCCCGACGGGCGCCCAGGGGCGCCCGCGACGTGGCTGCGCCCGGTGCGGCTGGGCAACGCGTTCGAGGACACCGTCGGCCGGCTGCTGGAGACCATACGGCTCGGCGTGCTGGCGCCCGGCGAATGCCTGCCGCCGGAACGCGAACTCGCCACCCGGCTCGGCGTGAGCCGCGACACCGTCCGCGACGCCATCAAGTCGCTGGCCGAGGCCGGCTACCTGGTGTCCCGGCGCGGCCGGTACGGCGGCACGTTCCTCGCCGAGGAGCTGCCCGGGCCGCGGATCGACGACATCCGGTTCGGCCGCGCCGACATCGACGACGCCCTGCGGCTGCGCGAGATCCTCGAGGTGGGTGCCGCGCGGATGGCGGCCGGGCGGACTCTGACGGCCAGCGAGCGCGAGACGCTGTGGGGCCGGTTGACCGACGTGCGGGACGCGACGCCGCAGGACTACCGGCGGCTGGACTCGCGGCTGCACCTGGCGATCGCCGAGGCGGCGGGCGTGCCGTCGCTGCCGCCGCTGGTCGCCGACAACCGCATGCGCATCAACGAGATGCTGGACCAGATTCCGCTGTTGGGCCGCAACATCGCGCACTCCGACCAGCAGCACGACGCGATCGTGCTGGCGATCCTCGCCGGCGACGCGGACGGCGCCGCCGAGGTGATGGCCGACCACGTGTGGGGATCGGCGGCGCTGCTGCACGGCTTCCTGGATTAG
- a CDS encoding ArsR/SmtB family transcription factor yields the protein MEDEAVVERASSALADVDTSQWTRRFDLLSDPHRLEILLSLHRAPGICVGDLAAALGRSENAVSQALRVLRGQGWVSSTRAGRSVSYRLDDEIVHDLLHWIGARHG from the coding sequence ATGGAGGACGAGGCGGTGGTCGAGCGGGCGTCGTCGGCGCTGGCCGACGTCGACACGTCGCAGTGGACCCGGCGATTCGATCTGCTCTCCGATCCGCACCGGCTGGAGATCCTGCTGAGCCTGCACCGCGCGCCCGGCATCTGCGTCGGCGACCTCGCCGCGGCGCTGGGCCGCTCGGAGAACGCCGTCTCCCAGGCGTTACGGGTGCTACGCGGCCAGGGCTGGGTGAGCAGCACCCGCGCCGGCCGCTCGGTCAGCTACCGCCTCGACGACGAGATCGTGCACGACCTGTTGCACTGGATCGGCGCCCGGCACGGCTGA
- a CDS encoding class I SAM-dependent methyltransferase, whose translation MSTTDDQAGPAHATGDAPAGDRQLKARHRALWASGDYVAVATELIPELGPELVRACGIAAGDRVLDVAAGAGNAAIPAAQRGAAVTAADLTPELFAAGRRHAAARGVELEWVEADAEAMPFPDDAFDVVMSCVGAMFAPHHQRTADELVRVCRPGGTLGLISWTPEGFIGRLFATIKPYAPPPPPGASPPPLWGSESHVTELLGDRVTDLRMRRQTVRLRHCPTPLAFREYWKRTYGPTIAAYRFVADDADRVAALDRDFLALLEEWNTGGGEDAIWDAEYLLVTATVR comes from the coding sequence ATGAGCACCACCGACGACCAGGCCGGGCCGGCGCACGCGACCGGGGACGCACCCGCCGGCGACCGGCAACTGAAGGCCCGTCACCGTGCGCTGTGGGCGTCCGGTGACTACGTCGCCGTGGCCACCGAACTGATCCCGGAGCTGGGCCCGGAACTGGTGCGGGCGTGTGGGATCGCTGCGGGGGACCGGGTGCTCGACGTCGCGGCGGGCGCCGGCAACGCGGCCATCCCAGCCGCGCAGCGGGGCGCGGCGGTGACGGCGGCGGACCTCACGCCGGAGCTGTTCGCCGCCGGGCGTCGGCACGCGGCCGCCCGCGGCGTCGAGCTGGAGTGGGTGGAGGCCGACGCCGAGGCGATGCCGTTCCCCGACGACGCCTTCGACGTCGTGATGTCGTGCGTCGGGGCGATGTTCGCGCCGCACCACCAGCGCACGGCCGACGAGCTGGTCCGCGTGTGCCGACCCGGCGGGACGCTGGGCCTGATCAGCTGGACGCCGGAGGGGTTCATCGGACGGCTGTTCGCGACCATCAAGCCGTACGCGCCACCGCCGCCGCCCGGCGCGAGCCCGCCGCCGCTGTGGGGATCCGAGTCGCACGTCACGGAGCTGCTCGGTGACCGGGTGACCGACCTGCGGATGCGCAGGCAGACGGTGCGACTGCGGCACTGCCCCACACCGCTCGCCTTCCGCGAGTACTGGAAGCGCACCTACGGGCCGACCATCGCGGCCTACCGGTTCGTCGCCGACGACGCCGACCGCGTCGCGGCGCTCGACCGCGACTTCCTCGCGCTGCTCGAAGAGTGGAACACCGGCGGCGGGGAGGACGCGATCTGGGATGCGGAGTACCTGCTCGTCACCGCCACCGTGCGCTGA